The Oxyura jamaicensis isolate SHBP4307 breed ruddy duck chromosome 8, BPBGC_Ojam_1.0, whole genome shotgun sequence genome has a segment encoding these proteins:
- the PRKAB2 gene encoding 5'-AMP-activated protein kinase subunit beta-2 isoform X2: MGNTTSERVSGERHGSKSHRSDGSSTPHAAKEHPHKIMVGSTDDPSVFSSHDSKPGSGVLCQIPGDKEFVSWQPDLEESVKPSQQARPTVIRWADGGKEVFISGSFNNWSTKIPLIKSHNDFVAILDLPEGEHQYKFFVDGQWVHDPSEPVVTSQMGTINNLIHVKKSDFEVFDALKVDSLESSETSDLSSSPPGPYGQEMYVYRPEERFKSPPILPPHLLQVILNKDTNISCDPALLPEPNHVMLNHLYALSIKDGVMVLSATHRYKKKYVTTLLYKPI; the protein is encoded by the exons ATGGGCAACACCACCAGCGAGCGAGTGTCTGGGGAGCGCCATGGCTCCAAGTCCCACCGCTCCGACGGCTCCAGCACGCCCCACGCTGCCAAGGAGCACCCGCACAAGATCATGGTGGGCAGCACCGACGACCCCAGCGTGTTCAGCTCCCACGACTCCAAG CCAGGCTCTGGTGTTCTTTGTCAGATTCCTGGGGACAAGGAGTTTGTGTCGTGGCAGCCGGATCTGGAGGAGTCGGTGAAACCATCCCAACAGGCTCGCCCCACTGTCATCCGCTGGGCTGACGGGGGCAAAGAGGTCTTCATCTCCGGATCTTTCAACAACTGGAGCACCAAGATCCCGCTCATCAAGAG CCACAACGACTTTGTCGCTATCCTGGACCTCCCGGAAGGAGAGCACCAGTACAAATTCTTTGTGGACGGCCAGTGGGTCCACGACCCATCCGAG CCTGTGGTCACCAGCCAGATGGGGACGATTAACAACCTGATTCACGTCAAGAAGTCTGACTTTGAGGTGTTCGATGCTTTGAAGGTGGATTCCCTGGAGAGCTCAGAAACCTCAG ACTTATCAAGTTCACCACCCGGACCGTACGGCCAAGAGATGTACGTATACCGGCCCGAGGAGCGCTTCAAATCCCCACCCATCCTCCCGCCTCACCTCCTCCAGGTCATCCTCAACAAGGACACCAACATCTCG TGtgacccagccctgctgcctgaaCCCAACCACGTCATGCTCAACCACCTCTACGCGCTCTCCATCAAG GACGGCGTGATGGTGCTCAGCGCCACGCACCGCTACAAGAAGAAGTACGTCACCACGCTGCTCTACAAGCCCATCTGA
- the PRKAB2 gene encoding 5'-AMP-activated protein kinase subunit beta-2 isoform X3: MGNTTSERVSGERHGSKSHRSDGSSTPHAAKEHPHKIMVGSTDDPSVFSSHDSKIPGDKEFVSWQPDLEESVKPSQQARPTVIRWADGGKEVFISGSFNNWSTKIPLIKSHNDFVAILDLPEGEHQYKFFVDGQWVHDPSEPVVTSQMGTINNLIHVKKSDFEVFDALKVDSLESSETSGRDLSSSPPGPYGQEMYVYRPEERFKSPPILPPHLLQVILNKDTNISCDPALLPEPNHVMLNHLYALSIKDGVMVLSATHRYKKKYVTTLLYKPI; encoded by the exons ATGGGCAACACCACCAGCGAGCGAGTGTCTGGGGAGCGCCATGGCTCCAAGTCCCACCGCTCCGACGGCTCCAGCACGCCCCACGCTGCCAAGGAGCACCCGCACAAGATCATGGTGGGCAGCACCGACGACCCCAGCGTGTTCAGCTCCCACGACTCCAAG ATTCCTGGGGACAAGGAGTTTGTGTCGTGGCAGCCGGATCTGGAGGAGTCGGTGAAACCATCCCAACAGGCTCGCCCCACTGTCATCCGCTGGGCTGACGGGGGCAAAGAGGTCTTCATCTCCGGATCTTTCAACAACTGGAGCACCAAGATCCCGCTCATCAAGAG CCACAACGACTTTGTCGCTATCCTGGACCTCCCGGAAGGAGAGCACCAGTACAAATTCTTTGTGGACGGCCAGTGGGTCCACGACCCATCCGAG CCTGTGGTCACCAGCCAGATGGGGACGATTAACAACCTGATTCACGTCAAGAAGTCTGACTTTGAGGTGTTCGATGCTTTGAAGGTGGATTCCCTGGAGAGCTCAGAAACCTCAGGTCGGG ACTTATCAAGTTCACCACCCGGACCGTACGGCCAAGAGATGTACGTATACCGGCCCGAGGAGCGCTTCAAATCCCCACCCATCCTCCCGCCTCACCTCCTCCAGGTCATCCTCAACAAGGACACCAACATCTCG TGtgacccagccctgctgcctgaaCCCAACCACGTCATGCTCAACCACCTCTACGCGCTCTCCATCAAG GACGGCGTGATGGTGCTCAGCGCCACGCACCGCTACAAGAAGAAGTACGTCACCACGCTGCTCTACAAGCCCATCTGA
- the PRKAB2 gene encoding 5'-AMP-activated protein kinase subunit beta-2 isoform X1: MGNTTSERVSGERHGSKSHRSDGSSTPHAAKEHPHKIMVGSTDDPSVFSSHDSKPGSGVLCQIPGDKEFVSWQPDLEESVKPSQQARPTVIRWADGGKEVFISGSFNNWSTKIPLIKSHNDFVAILDLPEGEHQYKFFVDGQWVHDPSEPVVTSQMGTINNLIHVKKSDFEVFDALKVDSLESSETSGRDLSSSPPGPYGQEMYVYRPEERFKSPPILPPHLLQVILNKDTNISCDPALLPEPNHVMLNHLYALSIKDGVMVLSATHRYKKKYVTTLLYKPI, from the exons ATGGGCAACACCACCAGCGAGCGAGTGTCTGGGGAGCGCCATGGCTCCAAGTCCCACCGCTCCGACGGCTCCAGCACGCCCCACGCTGCCAAGGAGCACCCGCACAAGATCATGGTGGGCAGCACCGACGACCCCAGCGTGTTCAGCTCCCACGACTCCAAG CCAGGCTCTGGTGTTCTTTGTCAGATTCCTGGGGACAAGGAGTTTGTGTCGTGGCAGCCGGATCTGGAGGAGTCGGTGAAACCATCCCAACAGGCTCGCCCCACTGTCATCCGCTGGGCTGACGGGGGCAAAGAGGTCTTCATCTCCGGATCTTTCAACAACTGGAGCACCAAGATCCCGCTCATCAAGAG CCACAACGACTTTGTCGCTATCCTGGACCTCCCGGAAGGAGAGCACCAGTACAAATTCTTTGTGGACGGCCAGTGGGTCCACGACCCATCCGAG CCTGTGGTCACCAGCCAGATGGGGACGATTAACAACCTGATTCACGTCAAGAAGTCTGACTTTGAGGTGTTCGATGCTTTGAAGGTGGATTCCCTGGAGAGCTCAGAAACCTCAGGTCGGG ACTTATCAAGTTCACCACCCGGACCGTACGGCCAAGAGATGTACGTATACCGGCCCGAGGAGCGCTTCAAATCCCCACCCATCCTCCCGCCTCACCTCCTCCAGGTCATCCTCAACAAGGACACCAACATCTCG TGtgacccagccctgctgcctgaaCCCAACCACGTCATGCTCAACCACCTCTACGCGCTCTCCATCAAG GACGGCGTGATGGTGCTCAGCGCCACGCACCGCTACAAGAAGAAGTACGTCACCACGCTGCTCTACAAGCCCATCTGA
- the PRKAB2 gene encoding 5'-AMP-activated protein kinase subunit beta-2 isoform X4, with product MGNTTSERVSGERHGSKSHRSDGSSTPHAAKEHPHKIMVGSTDDPSVFSSHDSKIPGDKEFVSWQPDLEESVKPSQQARPTVIRWADGGKEVFISGSFNNWSTKIPLIKSHNDFVAILDLPEGEHQYKFFVDGQWVHDPSEPVVTSQMGTINNLIHVKKSDFEVFDALKVDSLESSETSDLSSSPPGPYGQEMYVYRPEERFKSPPILPPHLLQVILNKDTNISCDPALLPEPNHVMLNHLYALSIKDGVMVLSATHRYKKKYVTTLLYKPI from the exons ATGGGCAACACCACCAGCGAGCGAGTGTCTGGGGAGCGCCATGGCTCCAAGTCCCACCGCTCCGACGGCTCCAGCACGCCCCACGCTGCCAAGGAGCACCCGCACAAGATCATGGTGGGCAGCACCGACGACCCCAGCGTGTTCAGCTCCCACGACTCCAAG ATTCCTGGGGACAAGGAGTTTGTGTCGTGGCAGCCGGATCTGGAGGAGTCGGTGAAACCATCCCAACAGGCTCGCCCCACTGTCATCCGCTGGGCTGACGGGGGCAAAGAGGTCTTCATCTCCGGATCTTTCAACAACTGGAGCACCAAGATCCCGCTCATCAAGAG CCACAACGACTTTGTCGCTATCCTGGACCTCCCGGAAGGAGAGCACCAGTACAAATTCTTTGTGGACGGCCAGTGGGTCCACGACCCATCCGAG CCTGTGGTCACCAGCCAGATGGGGACGATTAACAACCTGATTCACGTCAAGAAGTCTGACTTTGAGGTGTTCGATGCTTTGAAGGTGGATTCCCTGGAGAGCTCAGAAACCTCAG ACTTATCAAGTTCACCACCCGGACCGTACGGCCAAGAGATGTACGTATACCGGCCCGAGGAGCGCTTCAAATCCCCACCCATCCTCCCGCCTCACCTCCTCCAGGTCATCCTCAACAAGGACACCAACATCTCG TGtgacccagccctgctgcctgaaCCCAACCACGTCATGCTCAACCACCTCTACGCGCTCTCCATCAAG GACGGCGTGATGGTGCTCAGCGCCACGCACCGCTACAAGAAGAAGTACGTCACCACGCTGCTCTACAAGCCCATCTGA